A region from the Amycolatopsis camponoti genome encodes:
- a CDS encoding putative T7SS-secreted protein produces the protein MAELGDTSDPTALVPGKPEAIEENARVLNARGDLAGQAADGLKAIDTGAWEGPAARAFHDKFSYEPNKWFDAADALHRGGSLLTDYARTLRWAQTQAGEAIAQWNNAQAATQQAKTRHDAAAAEAQANNQPLPPFTDPGESGRQAAQGTLNRARAQLSDAGNSIAGMLDTEADVAPQKSSWLDDAGNFLADLGTHAANSLASFGNAMLNHPVDTAAAVGGIALTTISSAGEGAGLLLDATGIGAIAGVPLNVVSAAGIAVGGTMTVGAVGDLARHAMTDDHVEPVKPRSNPTKPTKTDRLKEHLTDKDLDGARRELNGEVVARKGDGTPWDHVTEVREAQNGLSNQINRLKRLLSDSRLSPEDRPAVEAELSEASRLLDYSEQWVPRG, from the coding sequence ATGGCTGAACTCGGAGACACCAGCGACCCGACAGCCCTCGTCCCCGGCAAACCCGAAGCGATCGAGGAGAACGCGCGCGTGCTGAACGCTCGCGGCGATCTCGCCGGCCAGGCGGCCGACGGGCTCAAAGCCATCGACACCGGAGCCTGGGAAGGCCCCGCTGCACGCGCGTTCCACGACAAGTTCAGCTACGAGCCGAACAAGTGGTTCGACGCCGCCGACGCCCTCCACCGCGGCGGATCACTGCTGACCGACTACGCGCGCACGCTCCGCTGGGCCCAAACCCAAGCAGGCGAAGCCATCGCCCAGTGGAACAACGCCCAAGCCGCCACCCAACAAGCCAAAACCCGGCACGACGCCGCCGCAGCTGAGGCTCAGGCCAACAACCAGCCTCTGCCACCGTTCACCGATCCAGGTGAAAGCGGACGGCAAGCAGCCCAGGGCACGCTCAACCGGGCCCGAGCGCAGCTGTCCGACGCCGGCAACTCCATCGCAGGCATGCTCGACACCGAAGCGGACGTAGCACCACAAAAGTCCAGCTGGCTCGACGACGCCGGCAACTTCCTTGCCGACCTCGGCACCCACGCCGCGAACAGTCTCGCCTCGTTCGGCAACGCCATGCTCAACCATCCGGTCGACACCGCCGCCGCGGTCGGCGGAATAGCGCTGACCACGATCAGCTCAGCAGGCGAAGGCGCGGGCCTCCTCCTCGACGCAACCGGCATCGGCGCCATCGCCGGTGTGCCCCTCAACGTCGTATCCGCCGCCGGCATCGCCGTCGGCGGAACGATGACCGTCGGCGCCGTCGGCGACCTCGCCCGACACGCCATGACCGACGACCACGTCGAACCCGTCAAACCGCGTTCCAACCCGACCAAACCCACCAAGACCGACCGGCTCAAGGAACATCTCACCGACAAGGACCTCGACGGAGCCCGGCGCGAACTGAACGGCGAAGTCGTCGCCCGTAAGGGTGATGGCACACCTTGGGACCATGTCACCGAGGTCAGGGAGGCCCAGAACGGCCTCTCGAACCAGATCAACCGGTTGAAACGCCTGCTCAGCGACTCGCGACTGTCGCCAGAAGACCGTCCTGCCGTCGAGGCCGAGCTGTCCGAGGCCAGTCGACTGCTCGACTACAGTGAGCAGTGGGTGCCACGCGGATAG
- a CDS encoding type I restriction endonuclease subunit R → MADHHEDVFETEICEYLAAHGWLYSADDTGYDRERALFPEDLFAWLEETQQAAYGKAVRAAGAQAKFLDVLATALDKPLEHGGGTLNILRNGVQYIGGGRLKMAQFRPETSLNATTNEQYAAMRVRVMRQVHFSTADQRSIDLVFFVNGLPAATVELKTDFTQSVDQAINQYRKNRNPLTNGRPEPLLSFGHRALVHFAVSNDLAAMTTRLEGEKTHFLPFNVGHEDGAGNPPGTDGRSATAYLWERVWDKHAWLNIIGRLMIVETKEEWDVATGTSVRRTSMLFPRFHQWEAVTTIVATVREEGVGHRYLIEHSAGSGKTNTIAWTAHRLARLHVKDKKVFDSVIVVVDRTVLDGQLQEAIRQIDGSGKIVTTISPEDVRKAGAKSKSGLLATALKNGELIIAVTVQTFPFALDEIRADKGLKGKRFGVIADEAHSSQSGQISSKLKAVLTAEEVKEIEEGGSINVESILASEMTERAESKNISYFAFTATPKNKTLELFGRKGPDNKPVEFHLYSMRQAIEEGYILDVLKGYQSYDTALKIAGQAESGDGDVVVDEAAARKGLMRWVKLHPTNISQKVQIIVEHFHVNVAHLLEGKAKAMVVTDSRKAAVKYKKAIDAYIDKRAANDPSYNYRTLVAFSGSVTMAEDEEWASDWGPQPSKDDEFTEANLNPGAGSDLAVAFKGATYKIMLVANKYQTGFDQPLLSAMYVDKKLSGVTAVQTLSRLNRTYRTAGGERKRKTFVIDFVNKPEDIRAAFEPYFTNATLETETDPYVVFHLATKLDQAGIYTPEQVREVAELWVTRKGNNALSAAISPAKNEFARRYAAAIEADDKVTLNTLDLFRKDVSTLVRLYDFMSQIVDYGDAYMEMLSIFLRLLEKVIADSSWAAEVDLSDVVLVGVKHSKGTAVDISLTGDGELKGISAAGTGGRKEPKYVALQVVIDKMNDLFGAESFTGSQVREFVQGLVQRLLAHPDLINQTKVNSKKQFMESQDFQAAVVEAVVENQEAHNTMADYFFSDGPGVNAVIVALADAFYEAAIDQQTDV, encoded by the coding sequence ATGGCGGACCACCACGAGGACGTCTTCGAGACCGAGATCTGCGAGTACTTGGCCGCCCATGGGTGGCTGTACTCGGCGGACGACACCGGCTATGACCGGGAGCGGGCGCTCTTTCCCGAAGACCTGTTCGCGTGGCTGGAAGAGACCCAGCAGGCGGCGTACGGGAAGGCCGTGAGGGCGGCGGGGGCGCAGGCGAAGTTCCTCGACGTGCTGGCCACAGCTCTGGACAAGCCCCTGGAACACGGTGGCGGGACGCTGAACATCCTGCGCAACGGGGTGCAGTACATCGGCGGCGGCAGGTTGAAGATGGCGCAGTTCCGCCCCGAGACGAGCCTGAACGCAACCACCAACGAGCAGTACGCGGCGATGCGGGTGCGGGTGATGCGGCAGGTGCACTTCTCCACCGCTGACCAGCGCAGCATCGACCTGGTCTTCTTCGTCAACGGGCTTCCGGCCGCCACCGTTGAGCTGAAGACCGACTTCACACAGTCCGTCGATCAGGCGATCAACCAGTACCGCAAGAACCGGAACCCGCTGACCAACGGCCGGCCGGAGCCGCTGTTGTCGTTCGGGCACCGGGCGCTGGTGCACTTCGCGGTCTCCAACGACCTGGCCGCGATGACCACCCGGCTCGAGGGCGAGAAGACGCACTTCCTGCCATTCAACGTCGGCCATGAGGATGGTGCGGGGAACCCGCCGGGTACGGACGGGCGTTCAGCAACCGCGTACCTGTGGGAGCGGGTCTGGGACAAGCACGCTTGGCTCAACATCATCGGCCGACTCATGATCGTGGAGACCAAGGAAGAGTGGGACGTCGCGACCGGGACCTCGGTGCGGCGCACGAGCATGCTCTTCCCCCGGTTCCACCAGTGGGAGGCCGTGACGACCATCGTGGCCACGGTGCGTGAAGAAGGAGTGGGTCATCGCTACCTGATCGAACACTCGGCAGGCTCGGGTAAGACCAACACCATCGCCTGGACCGCGCACCGGCTGGCGCGGCTACACGTGAAGGACAAGAAGGTCTTCGACTCGGTGATCGTGGTCGTGGACCGCACCGTGCTCGACGGGCAGCTCCAGGAGGCGATCCGGCAGATCGATGGGTCGGGGAAGATCGTGACCACGATCAGTCCGGAGGACGTGCGCAAGGCGGGAGCCAAGTCGAAGTCCGGACTGCTGGCGACTGCGTTAAAGAACGGGGAGCTGATCATCGCTGTCACGGTGCAGACGTTCCCGTTCGCACTCGACGAGATCCGGGCCGACAAAGGTCTGAAGGGCAAGCGGTTCGGGGTGATCGCGGACGAGGCGCACTCCTCGCAGTCCGGGCAGATCTCGTCCAAGCTCAAGGCCGTGCTTACTGCTGAGGAGGTCAAGGAGATCGAGGAGGGCGGCTCGATCAATGTCGAGTCGATCTTGGCTTCGGAGATGACTGAGCGGGCCGAGTCGAAGAACATCTCCTACTTCGCGTTCACTGCGACGCCGAAGAACAAGACCCTGGAGCTCTTCGGCCGCAAGGGTCCTGACAATAAGCCGGTCGAGTTCCACCTCTACTCGATGCGGCAGGCGATCGAGGAGGGCTACATCCTCGACGTTCTCAAGGGCTATCAGTCCTACGACACCGCGCTGAAGATCGCCGGTCAGGCCGAGAGCGGCGACGGCGACGTGGTGGTGGACGAGGCCGCGGCGCGCAAAGGGTTGATGCGGTGGGTGAAGCTGCACCCGACCAACATCAGCCAGAAAGTGCAGATCATCGTCGAGCACTTCCACGTCAATGTCGCCCACCTGCTGGAGGGCAAGGCGAAGGCGATGGTCGTGACAGACTCTCGCAAGGCCGCGGTGAAATACAAGAAGGCGATCGACGCGTACATCGACAAGCGGGCCGCCAACGACCCCTCGTACAACTACCGCACCCTGGTCGCCTTCTCCGGCTCGGTGACGATGGCCGAGGACGAAGAGTGGGCTTCGGACTGGGGGCCGCAGCCGAGCAAGGACGACGAGTTCACCGAGGCCAACCTCAACCCGGGCGCCGGCTCGGACTTGGCCGTCGCCTTCAAGGGCGCAACGTACAAGATCATGCTGGTCGCCAACAAATATCAGACAGGGTTCGACCAGCCGCTGCTCTCGGCGATGTACGTCGACAAGAAGCTCTCCGGGGTCACCGCCGTGCAGACGCTGTCGCGGCTCAACCGCACCTATCGCACTGCGGGCGGAGAGCGCAAGCGCAAGACGTTCGTCATCGACTTCGTGAACAAGCCCGAGGACATCCGGGCGGCGTTCGAGCCGTACTTCACGAACGCCACCCTGGAGACCGAGACCGATCCGTACGTCGTCTTCCACCTCGCCACCAAGCTCGACCAGGCTGGTATCTATACGCCAGAGCAGGTGCGCGAGGTCGCCGAACTGTGGGTCACCCGGAAGGGCAACAACGCGCTCTCGGCTGCGATCAGCCCAGCCAAGAACGAGTTCGCCCGCCGCTACGCGGCTGCGATTGAGGCCGATGACAAGGTCACCCTCAACACTCTCGACTTGTTCCGCAAGGACGTCTCCACCCTTGTCCGGCTCTACGACTTCATGAGCCAGATCGTCGACTATGGCGACGCGTACATGGAGATGCTGTCGATCTTCCTGCGGCTCCTGGAGAAGGTCATCGCAGACTCGTCCTGGGCCGCAGAGGTCGATTTGTCCGATGTGGTCCTCGTCGGCGTCAAGCACAGCAAGGGAACCGCAGTCGACATCTCGCTGACCGGCGACGGCGAGCTCAAAGGCATCAGCGCTGCGGGCACCGGCGGCCGGAAGGAGCCGAAGTACGTCGCACTCCAGGTCGTCATCGACAAGATGAATGATCTTTTCGGTGCCGAGTCGTTCACGGGGTCGCAGGTCCGGGAGTTCGTGCAGGGCCTGGTGCAGCGGCTGCTCGCCCACCCGGACCTGATCAACCAGACCAAGGTGAACTCGAAGAAGCAATTCATGGAGTCGCAGGACTTCCAGGCTGCGGTCGTCGAGGCGGTGGTCGAGAATCAGGAGGCCCACAACACCATGGCGGACTACTTCTTCAGTGACGGACCTGGCGTCAACGCTGTCATCGTGGCACTCGCGGACGCCTTTTACGAAGCTGCGATCGATCAGCAGACGGATGTGTGA
- a CDS encoding AfsR/SARP family transcriptional regulator: protein MRWTHRRERNVVAALLTQPGRRMSIETLVNWAWNDDEVRPRAPRGALYKCVARLRQALDQAGAPAKIVAISGGYQLEIAPELIDFHAFRSAMRRAHELSDQDEHREACEAARAALTLWRDEPLAGITSEPARNWRTSVTANHWIPANTFLLSELLIAGRPDEALILLDELSRECANELWFAKLRLQALTAVGRYAARNEYYLDMYRYFHKAGDDQAAEDLRALQDHLRAPEPLPAEPDPGPVDRPYAPPSPLRELPRDVAGFTGRADVLSDLDAAVTPPGEAFVPTVVAVTGPPGVGKTSTVVHWARKAASRFPGGAMLIDLHGVGSVPRVEPADAVGVLLSALNYPVDQIVGAAGRAARLRSLLSERPMLVVLDNAEDTAHIEPLVGVLSDCAVIVTARRRLKALVRRHQCPTLTLDPLSGELSAELLRRRLGDRSLREPDAVASLASLCNGLPLALTIVAERAASRAGSRLQTIVEQVRDPATLLTISDDGDGEETNLYLAFSWSYQCLEPAAQQAFRVFGLHPGPEAGVEVLASAAGVPVAEGRRALDLLVAAHLVQQPGDGDRYRIHDLFHHFARALNTPGTPVDGPRRRLVSYYLHTAHNAHRIVHPHGLGPKMPPVEPGCRPDRFTDPLAAMRWCLRERTNLTAMVRYAADHGLHEFAWRFPHVTGGILNRFGYFDDIIAGLTVAVRSAAAAGDDLARMACLNDLGYLHLLAGHDAVAETHLRQALDLATARDVPLAVLTAKLNMGHRHRHAGRLDQAAALYEECAVAAHEIGDEERQAKAAHNLAKTVAELDQPYRALEHLRQALRLRRGMGDASALAETHTELVGVHTDLGEFDSAHAHCRAAIPLLEKVRDLSAVMRLHTARADLALAEGRFDDALRFAREAVVFAERSHAATGEARALTALGTVLARRGDLEPARIAWERAAGLYRDRERHRRAERVERLLAELGVAPDVPDVRMSDEDTVSLPSPPRYHSS from the coding sequence GTGCGGTGGACCCATCGGCGCGAACGCAACGTCGTCGCCGCGTTGCTGACCCAGCCGGGGCGGCGGATGTCGATCGAAACCCTGGTGAACTGGGCTTGGAACGACGACGAAGTACGGCCGCGCGCCCCGCGAGGTGCGCTCTACAAGTGCGTCGCCCGGCTCCGCCAGGCGCTCGACCAAGCCGGGGCGCCCGCGAAGATCGTCGCGATCAGCGGCGGCTACCAGCTCGAGATCGCTCCCGAGCTGATCGATTTCCACGCATTCCGCTCGGCGATGCGTCGGGCCCACGAACTGAGCGACCAGGACGAGCACCGGGAAGCGTGCGAAGCGGCACGCGCCGCGCTGACGTTGTGGCGTGACGAACCGCTCGCCGGTATTACGTCGGAACCGGCGAGGAATTGGCGGACTTCCGTCACCGCGAATCACTGGATTCCCGCCAACACGTTCCTGCTCTCGGAACTGCTCATCGCCGGACGGCCGGACGAGGCACTGATTCTGCTCGACGAACTGAGCCGCGAATGCGCCAATGAACTCTGGTTCGCGAAGCTGCGTTTGCAGGCGTTGACCGCCGTCGGCCGTTACGCGGCGCGCAACGAGTACTACCTCGACATGTACCGGTACTTCCACAAGGCCGGGGACGACCAGGCCGCCGAGGACCTCCGTGCGCTGCAGGACCACCTGCGTGCGCCGGAACCCCTTCCCGCGGAGCCGGACCCGGGCCCGGTGGACCGGCCGTACGCGCCGCCGTCGCCGTTGCGCGAGCTGCCGCGCGACGTGGCCGGCTTCACCGGCCGCGCCGACGTCCTCTCGGACCTCGACGCCGCGGTGACGCCGCCCGGCGAGGCCTTCGTCCCGACCGTCGTGGCGGTGACGGGCCCGCCGGGTGTCGGCAAGACCAGCACCGTCGTGCACTGGGCCAGGAAGGCGGCATCGCGGTTCCCCGGCGGTGCGATGCTGATCGACTTGCACGGGGTCGGTTCCGTACCGCGGGTCGAGCCCGCCGACGCGGTCGGCGTGCTGCTGTCGGCCTTGAACTACCCCGTCGACCAGATCGTCGGCGCGGCCGGGCGGGCCGCGCGGTTGCGCAGTCTCCTGAGCGAGCGGCCGATGCTGGTCGTGCTCGACAACGCCGAAGACACCGCGCACATCGAGCCCCTGGTCGGCGTCCTGTCCGACTGCGCGGTGATCGTCACCGCGCGCCGGCGGCTCAAGGCGCTCGTCCGGCGGCACCAGTGCCCGACGCTCACCCTCGACCCGCTTTCCGGCGAACTGTCGGCCGAGTTGCTCCGCCGGCGGCTGGGTGACCGTTCGCTGCGGGAACCGGACGCGGTCGCGAGTCTCGCGTCGCTGTGCAACGGGCTGCCCCTGGCCTTGACCATCGTCGCCGAACGGGCGGCCAGCCGGGCGGGCAGCCGGCTGCAGACCATCGTCGAGCAGGTCCGGGACCCGGCCACGCTGCTGACGATCAGTGACGACGGCGACGGCGAAGAGACGAACCTGTACTTGGCGTTCTCCTGGTCGTACCAGTGTCTCGAGCCGGCCGCGCAGCAGGCTTTCCGGGTGTTCGGCCTGCATCCGGGCCCCGAGGCCGGCGTCGAGGTGCTGGCGTCGGCGGCCGGTGTCCCGGTGGCGGAGGGCCGGCGGGCACTGGACCTGCTCGTCGCGGCCCACCTCGTCCAGCAACCGGGCGACGGCGACCGGTACCGCATCCACGACCTGTTCCACCACTTCGCCCGGGCGCTGAACACGCCGGGTACGCCGGTGGACGGGCCGCGCCGGCGGCTGGTCTCCTACTACCTGCATACCGCCCACAACGCGCACCGGATCGTCCACCCGCACGGGCTGGGACCGAAGATGCCGCCGGTCGAGCCGGGGTGCCGGCCGGACCGGTTCACCGATCCGCTCGCCGCGATGCGCTGGTGCCTGCGCGAGCGGACGAACCTCACCGCGATGGTCCGCTACGCCGCCGACCACGGCCTCCACGAGTTCGCGTGGCGGTTCCCGCACGTCACCGGCGGCATCCTGAACCGCTTCGGGTACTTCGACGACATCATCGCCGGTCTGACCGTCGCCGTCCGGTCCGCCGCCGCGGCGGGGGACGACCTCGCCCGCATGGCGTGCCTCAACGACCTCGGCTACCTCCACCTGCTCGCCGGGCACGACGCGGTCGCGGAGACCCACCTGCGGCAGGCCCTCGACCTCGCCACGGCGCGGGACGTCCCGCTCGCCGTGCTCACGGCGAAGCTCAACATGGGGCACCGGCACCGGCACGCGGGGCGGCTCGACCAAGCGGCGGCGCTGTACGAAGAATGCGCCGTCGCCGCCCACGAAATCGGGGACGAGGAGCGGCAGGCGAAAGCCGCGCACAATCTGGCCAAGACCGTGGCCGAGCTCGACCAGCCGTATCGCGCGCTCGAGCACCTGCGGCAGGCGCTGCGGCTGCGAAGGGGAATGGGCGATGCGTCGGCGCTGGCCGAAACGCACACCGAACTCGTCGGCGTCCACACCGACCTCGGCGAGTTCGATTCGGCGCACGCGCACTGCCGGGCGGCGATTCCGCTGCTGGAAAAGGTGCGCGATCTGTCGGCGGTCATGCGACTGCACACCGCACGGGCCGACCTCGCGCTGGCCGAAGGCCGATTCGACGACGCCTTGCGGTTCGCGAGGGAAGCGGTGGTCTTCGCCGAGCGGTCACATGCGGCAACCGGCGAAGCCCGCGCGCTGACCGCTCTCGGAACCGTCCTGGCCCGACGCGGTGACCTGGAGCCGGCGCGAATCGCCTGGGAGCGGGCCGCCGGGCTGTACCGTGACCGGGAACGCCACCGCCGCGCCGAGCGGGTCGAACGGCTCCTGGCCGAGCTCGGCGTCGCGCCCGACGTCCCGGACGTCCGGATGAGTGACGAGGACACGGTTTCCCTGCCCTCGCCGCCCCGCTATCACTCTTCATAG
- a CDS encoding helix-turn-helix domain-containing protein produces MDERTPRYRTFADLTHDQQDNLLAELYARGASLAELARMSGLSYSWLRRRLLKAGVELRSRAAPRESPVAPGILADEYRDGASILAIAEKHGLYYKRVRELLLREGVELRPSTRARPDGR; encoded by the coding sequence ATGGACGAAAGGACACCGCGCTACCGGACGTTCGCCGATCTCACTCACGATCAACAGGACAACCTGCTCGCCGAGCTCTACGCGCGTGGGGCTTCGCTTGCCGAGCTGGCTCGTATGAGCGGGCTCAGCTACTCCTGGCTGCGGCGTCGGCTGCTCAAAGCCGGGGTGGAGCTGCGCTCGCGGGCGGCGCCGCGGGAATCTCCGGTTGCTCCCGGAATCCTCGCCGACGAGTACCGGGACGGGGCGAGCATCCTCGCCATCGCCGAGAAACACGGGCTTTACTACAAGCGTGTGCGGGAACTTTTGCTGCGTGAAGGGGTCGAGCTGCGACCGTCGACCCGCGCCAGGCCGGACGGCCGCTGA
- a CDS encoding NB-ARC domain-containing protein codes for MDDTQERPPPVQIPAPVGGFVSREAAFDLMDRTWQRRVDRPPVVVLTGIGGVGKTTVAVRWLSDRRDRFPGGLLYTRLTEAGGDPVPVGEVLFGFLVAIGVPADTIPPRSAQRSALFRAAIAGRFVGILLDDAVSAGQVRALLPATASAMVVVTSRRQLSGLAMDGAELLDLPPLTPDDARRLLGEVVGPERVDAEPDATGTIIEICGGLPLALGIIGARLRARPLRSMAREASAYARHLGAGSGAPDDVREVQAVFDTSYAALPDGAARVYRTCGLHPGPDVSLDALTDVLGELFAHVEDAVDTLVSENLLADAADDRVAQHDLLRRDARLRAERELEPADQAAVVRGFTRWYLNRAQAADDLIHPQRPRLGVTPPGRHRTAFSDRAAAVAWWRRDLRSIRAVVTEADRRNWDEELWQFCEASWGFFLHHRDYEPWVAMHTAGVAAAERCDVPLVEARLRSQLGFAYAKLRRFDEAVTQNSIALRLGEQHAHGPTQATALSQLGRAVRGQGDLFAALGYYRRAARLQEDLGIPRGVALCRRRCGEVLAKLGRDDEAIVELTAAAKTMAELGDPIQHVRATTAVARLRSRQGRRDEARLVLLGALRIMRDLDSPYYTAEVLESLADVESDAGHSEDGRRHRAEARELRVRLGDPQAGEPATDHAGTAAGERGERGAGADRR; via the coding sequence ATGGACGACACACAGGAGCGGCCGCCGCCGGTTCAGATTCCGGCTCCGGTGGGGGGCTTCGTCAGCCGGGAAGCGGCCTTCGACCTCATGGATCGGACGTGGCAGCGCCGGGTGGACCGACCGCCCGTCGTGGTGCTGACCGGCATCGGTGGGGTCGGCAAGACGACCGTCGCCGTCCGGTGGCTCAGCGATCGCCGCGATCGGTTTCCTGGTGGCCTTCTCTACACCCGCCTGACCGAAGCCGGCGGGGATCCGGTGCCCGTCGGCGAGGTCCTGTTCGGCTTTCTCGTCGCGATCGGCGTCCCCGCCGACACGATCCCGCCGCGTTCCGCACAGCGTTCGGCCTTGTTCCGGGCCGCCATCGCGGGCCGGTTCGTCGGCATCCTGCTCGATGACGCCGTCTCCGCCGGGCAGGTGCGCGCGCTGCTGCCCGCCACCGCGTCGGCGATGGTCGTGGTGACCAGCCGGCGGCAGCTCAGCGGACTCGCAATGGACGGTGCCGAACTGCTCGACCTGCCGCCACTGACCCCGGACGACGCACGCCGGTTGCTCGGCGAGGTGGTCGGGCCCGAGCGGGTCGACGCGGAACCGGACGCGACCGGAACGATCATCGAGATCTGCGGCGGACTGCCACTCGCACTCGGCATCATCGGCGCCCGGTTGCGCGCCCGCCCGCTGCGGAGCATGGCCAGGGAAGCGAGCGCCTACGCGCGTCATCTCGGCGCGGGCTCCGGCGCACCCGACGACGTCCGAGAGGTGCAGGCGGTCTTCGACACGTCGTACGCCGCACTGCCCGATGGAGCCGCCCGGGTGTACCGCACATGCGGTCTGCACCCTGGCCCGGACGTCTCGCTCGACGCACTCACCGACGTTCTCGGCGAGCTCTTCGCGCACGTCGAAGACGCCGTCGACACGCTCGTGTCGGAGAACCTCCTCGCCGACGCCGCCGATGACCGGGTCGCCCAGCACGACCTGCTGCGCCGCGATGCCCGCCTGCGCGCGGAGCGGGAACTCGAACCCGCCGACCAGGCCGCCGTGGTTCGCGGGTTCACCCGGTGGTACCTCAATCGGGCCCAGGCGGCGGACGACCTGATCCACCCGCAGCGCCCTCGACTCGGCGTCACCCCGCCCGGCAGGCACCGGACAGCGTTCTCGGACCGGGCCGCCGCGGTGGCGTGGTGGCGGCGTGATCTCCGGTCGATCCGCGCGGTGGTCACCGAGGCCGACCGGCGGAACTGGGACGAAGAGCTTTGGCAGTTCTGCGAAGCGTCGTGGGGGTTCTTCCTGCACCACCGCGACTACGAGCCCTGGGTGGCGATGCACACCGCGGGGGTGGCCGCGGCCGAGCGGTGCGACGTCCCGCTGGTGGAGGCGAGACTGCGTTCGCAGCTCGGCTTCGCGTACGCCAAGCTGCGCCGGTTCGACGAAGCCGTCACCCAGAATTCGATCGCGTTGCGTCTCGGCGAGCAGCACGCGCACGGCCCCACCCAGGCGACCGCGCTCTCCCAGCTCGGGCGGGCCGTGCGCGGCCAGGGTGACCTCTTCGCCGCGCTCGGGTACTACCGGCGGGCCGCGCGGCTCCAGGAGGACCTCGGAATCCCCCGCGGAGTCGCGCTGTGCCGGCGCCGGTGCGGTGAGGTCCTGGCGAAGCTCGGCCGCGACGACGAGGCGATCGTCGAGCTGACCGCGGCGGCGAAGACCATGGCCGAGCTGGGGGATCCGATCCAGCACGTGCGGGCCACCACGGCCGTCGCGAGGCTGCGTTCGAGGCAAGGCCGGCGCGACGAAGCCCGGCTGGTCCTCCTGGGCGCCCTACGGATCATGCGCGACCTCGACTCGCCTTATTACACGGCCGAGGTGCTGGAGAGCCTCGCTGACGTCGAGTCGGACGCCGGACACAGCGAGGACGGCCGCCGTCACCGCGCCGAGGCACGCGAACTCCGGGTCCGGCTCGGAGACCCACAGGCCGGCGAACCGGCCACGGACCACGCAGGCACAGCCGCCGGGGAACGCGGCGAGCGCGGCGCCGGCGCCGATCGCCGATGA
- a CDS encoding contact-dependent growth inhibition system immunity protein, translated as MGTSPDVDESLSLEQIEDRHWGNPPADATRLIRTVYELRHKPIGSLDVEDLRVLLLQQESLDVLVPIALTHLEQNPLAEGDFYPGDLLTAVLKIPQAYWQQHPDQRSRASAVTGAVESLGNLDDHDAPHDTIWQQINMFRG; from the coding sequence ATGGGGACCAGTCCTGACGTCGACGAATCGCTCTCTCTCGAGCAAATCGAAGACCGCCACTGGGGCAACCCACCAGCCGACGCTACGCGGCTGATCAGGACCGTCTACGAGCTGCGCCACAAGCCAATCGGCTCCTTGGACGTCGAAGACCTCCGTGTACTTCTGCTCCAGCAGGAGAGCCTCGACGTACTGGTCCCCATTGCGCTGACCCACCTGGAGCAGAACCCACTCGCCGAAGGCGACTTCTACCCCGGCGACCTGCTCACGGCTGTGCTGAAGATCCCGCAGGCGTACTGGCAACAGCACCCTGACCAACGAAGCCGCGCTTCAGCCGTGACCGGAGCGGTCGAGTCCCTCGGCAACCTCGACGATCACGACGCACCACACGACACCATCTGGCAGCAGATCAACATGTTCCGCGGCTGA